Sequence from the Rhodococcus jostii RHA1 genome:
CCGGCGACCTGTGACTCCGCTGCCGCATCTGCTGCAGCAGCGTACCGTGCGCGAATGGTGTTCGTGCATGTCGGGTCGCGTGCGGGCAGGGTGGTGAATATGCTCAATCCCAGTTCACTGATCTCGATCGACCGGGACCGGTTGTTGTAGTCGACGGGCCTCACGCCTTTGGGGCGCGGAGGCAATGGTGGCGTCGTCGGTCGGTTCGCCGGTGCACCGACTCCGTCTCGGGCAAAATGGCGGTCGTACCGCACCGACACACTGGGGAGGGAACGATGTGGGAGTTGCCAATTGAGGGTGGCATACCGTGGCTGGTCTGGCTGCTGGACCTGGTGATCAACGGCTCCTGACACCGCTACAGGCCGACAACACGGTCTGTTGAGGTCGCTGGGGAGCCTCGTCGAGTACCTCCGTCGCGGGCGGACGTGCAACCGGTTTCTGCTCGTCACCAAGAATGCAACGCCGCACTTGCGGATACTGGGGCACAACTGGTCGGAGGACCGGCGCGCCCGTCGTGTGCGCCGGCCACGGATCCTGCGGGCGGTCGAACGGATGCTCCCGCTGGCTCATAGGTCGATGACACAGACCGATCTGGCGGCCGCCTCGAAGGAGATAACATGGCGGTTTCCCGAGAGGGTCTGAAGGTTCGGCGAGGAAGGCGTCCAATGAGATTCGTGAGCGGGCGATGGGGGAGGGTCGCGTAGTGTCCTCCCCGTGGCCGGATCTCGGGGTAGAAGTCGGAGTTGCCGACGGAGTGCTTGTACTGTGTCCGACAAAGGAAAAGCGAGCGCCGAGCTCGTTGTGGAAGTGCGTGAGCTGACCGATGAGGGCATCGTCGAGGTGGACGAGGGTATATTCCCACGCAATTGCACAGCAGGGCTGCACAATGGAAAATTTTGGCCGGGCAACGACACTAACGCACGCTCCCTCAGCGGCCGCGTCGCCGGAATGAAGGTGTCAGACTTCGACGGCGGTGCCGCAGATGCCACATTCCTCCAACTGCCGGCGCTTCCAGCGTGCGACCGGAACGAAGAACAATGCGAACTGCTTGAATTCCCGCATCCGTGCCCACTGTGTGGTGTTGTGGCAGTGCGGGCACGTTCGGGTCTGCCCCGGGCCAAGGTGTTGCCGCTTGGTGCCGTAACCGAATAGAAAGAACACCATGCCAGCATAGAGCGATCCTCAGCAGACGGTCATCGGTTGGCAATGCCCGATCCCGTTCGTGCGGCACGGCCAACGCGCCAGGAATACGCAGTCAAAGAATGTGCAGGGGGTCCCCACAGGAGGTAGACCGATGCAACGCCGTACCTCGACCGCCCGACCCGGACGCCGAACGTTGATCACGACGACCCGGGCGATCGTCGCCTTACCGCGCTGGTAGCGCTCTCGATAGGGTGGCAGGGGGGTCGAGGAGCGGCGAGAGACGTTGCGGTGTAGATATTTGAGCCTCGGCACGGGGGAGGTGGCCGCTGCGGCGGTCTTCGCCGCCGTTTCCGTCAGCCTCGTGATATCCCGAGTGGAGATCAGGCAGGATTCCGTGGCCCTGTGTCCGCGCTGTTCCCACTGCTCGTGATCGTCGTGCAGGCGGGCAGCTATTGGCTGTCCGCACGTAGTTGGGTTGAGCGAGCATCTATGCCGGTCGCCCTCGCCGCCGCCTATCGTGTATTCCTGCTCGTCGATTCCGGCCTGCTTGTGGTCGGGCTCCTCGGAGTGCTCGTGTGGTGGCCCGATCACCTCGGCGTGGCGATAGCCGCGCTGGCGGTATGGGTCTTCGGCGTCGTGGAGTACGTCAAATTACTTCGTCGTCTGCCTGACTTATCCCGTGGGCAGGTGGTTGACCATGCTGGGGCAGTGGCGCACGCCCCGGCTCGTGCCGGACTCGAAACTCGACGACGCGGTGATCCCGTCAGCGAGATGCCCTCGTGGTGTGCAGCCGGTCAGGAAACGGGCGCAAGGAGCTTGACGAGCTGAGTCCGGGCGTGGTGGGTCCGTGTCTTCACCGTGGGGCCGACCCGAGCAGTCAATAGGTCAGACTCCAGGCAGTAAGGAGGGCGGTAGTCGCGATGGCCGGCCCTATCGCGATCGTTCCCGCCCGTTCACGGTTGTCGGCACTTCCTTTCCCAGTCATGGATGTCCTTCCGTCCGTACTCCTCGATGCTGGGTCGGTGGGAGCGGCGCGGTGTCCCGCGTGATGTCACGAGAACGGAGTTTTCTGTATACCTTTGGATGCGAATCGGTGTCCGGACGTTACGTGTCGGGTTGATGTCGATAGAGGGATGCCGGCGTGTTTCGTCGGAGTACGCCGCATCTCCATCGTTCAGTTGCGGGGACACGAGCACTCAACCAGGCCCGGTAACCTCCCTGACAAATACGGCTCGACATTGCTGACCCGGATCAGAGCGACTCGGTCCAATGGGCAACCGCCGGCCATAAAGCCTCATTCGAGATCGTCTCGGTCCAAGGCCGCGCTGCGCAATCCCAACCTTACCTATCATCGCTGCGGCTCACCAAGGTTACTGACTGCCAAGGTGAGTCGCGCTCGTTCTGCCTGAATCTCGGTGCGGCGTGAGTTGGGAACTTCAGGAGGATCGCGTCGGCCTGCCCAGATCAGAGATGGGCTGAAGACGGTGAAATGTCAGTTCGGATGAACTTCCTGATTACCGTGAGAAGCCGCCTGCCGTTACTGTGTGCGTTCGACGGTTGCCCGGGCGAAGAAGGAGACACATGGCGGTATCACCGAGGGGTTCTGAAGGTTCGGCGAAAAAGACAAGCAAGGAGATTCGTGAGTGGGCGATCGGGGAGGGCCGCGAGGTCTCCCTGCGCGGCCGGATCTCGGCCGAGGTGGAGCGAGCCTTCCATGACGCTCAGGCGAAGAAGGTTCAGGCAAAGAAGGCTAAGGCAAAAACGGCGCCGGTCAAGAGGACGGCCGTGAGTAAGGCTCCGGCGAAGAAGTCGTCCAGGGAGATTCGTGAGTGGGCGATCGGGGAGGGTCGCGAAGTGTCCTCGCGCGGCCGGATTCCGGCTGAGCTCGAGCAAGCCTTCCATGACGCTCAGGCGAAGAAGGCTCAGACAACAGCGGCGCCCATAAAGAAGACGGCCGCGACGAAGACGGCCGGGAAGAAGACAGCCGCGAAGAAAACGGCTGCGAAGAAGACAGTCGCGAAGAAAACGGCTGCGAAGAAGACAGTCGCGACGAAGGCGACTGCGGAGAAAAAGGTCGTGAAGAAGGTGGTCGCGGCGAAGGTGCCGGTGACGAGGGCAGTGGTGAGTAGGGCTCCGGCGAAGAAGTCGTCCAGGGAGATTCGTGAGTGGGCGATCGGGGAGGGCCGCGAAGTGTCGTCGCGCGGCCGGATTCCGGCTGAGCTCGAGCAAGCCTTCCATGACGCTCAGGCGAAGAAGGTTCAAGCAAGAACGGCGCCGGTGAAGAAGACGGCCACGAAGAAGACAGCCGTGAAAAACACGGCCGCGGCGACGGCTCCGGTGAAGCGGCCGGCGGCGAGCACGGCTCCGGTGACGAAGACGGCCGCGACGAAGACAGCCGGGAGGAAGACGGCCGGGAAGAAGACAGCCGTGCCGACGCCAGTCGCGGCGAAGACAGTGGTGAAGAAGCCAGTCGCGACAAAGGCGGCTGCGGAGAAAAAGGTCGTGAAGAAGGTGGTCGCGGCGAAGGTGCCGGTCAAGAGGACGGCCGTGAGTAAGGCTCCGGCGAAGAAGTCGTCCAGGGAGATTCGTGAGTGGGCGATCGGGGCGGGTCACGAGGTGTCCTCGCGCGGCCGGATCTCGGCTGAGCTCGAGCGAGCCTTCCATGTTGCTCAAGCGGCGATGTCGGTGGCGTGAGTTGCAACATTGCCCTGATGGATTCCGGGGTCATCCTGCGGTGAAGATTATGGCCCGTGGGAATCATGGCCTTCGGGGCCGTGCGGTGGTCGGTTGTCCGGCGCCAGCGGTGCCGGCAAGGGGTCCGAGGTATCCCGGCGGCACCTGACTTGACGACTCCCGCGCGGGAGTGGTTGGAGTTCCGGCCCAGGGCAAGCCCGAGCGTGGTGTGCGTGGCACTTCGGGTGCGGCGGGAGACTTTGATGTCGCGGTGGATGCCGGCAGACCGGGGGTCTTCGCGCACGATGACGGACGCCGGGTTTTCGCCGGCACCCACGAGGTGCCCGTCGATCCCCGCCCCGGTCCGCCGGGGCGGGGATCGACGGCGAGAACTCTGACGGGGATTCGACGGCTCGTCCACAAGCCTCCGTGGCGGAGCTCCGTGGGGCGAGCCGGGCGGCAGGTGCGATGAAGTCTCTGCCGGTCAGCATCGACTGCGAGGTCGCTGCACTGACCCGACAGACGACGTCGGATATTCTCACGCGGTGAAGTCGGCACCCTCAGGGTTGCGTTCGTCATGGGGGTTGTTGATGGTGCTGGCTGTGGTGCTGGGTGCCACAGGCTGTGTGGATGTGGCGCCGGTCGAGACGTTGGATGTGACGGTTCGGAACCCGGCCAAGCCCGATCAGTTCGGTCACTACACGTTTGACGGCGACTGGCTGAGCGACCCGAGACCGGTGATGGTCCCTGCGTTGGACGAGCTAGATGCGCAGGCATTCGCGATCAGCGACGTTCGCGCCCTGAGTCGGGTCGAGCGCCGGGATGACGCGAATGTGGGTCACCGCGACGAAGGTGCCGACGGGGTGGGGGACGTGCTGAGTGGCCGTGATCCCGTCAGCTTCACCCGCTGCTCGGCAGCGGTCCGTCGGCATCAGTTCGGTTGTCGCACTGACGAGCTTCGGGTGAGAGCTCCTGGTTGCAGTGTGGGATTCCTTCTGGACAGTTCGACAGTTCACGCCATCTCGGGGACGTGCAGGTGCGCGATGGCGAGCTCGAACTCGCAAGTATCGAGTACCTCGGCGTTCGCCTCGCGAACTCCTTCGTCCCGGATGCGGTCGATGCGTTCTCTGTTGCGTTCCATTGCCTCGGAGCTGTCGAATGTCAGCGACGACACCCCGCGACCCGCGGCGTGGTCGAGCATCAGACTGGCGCTGCAGAAGCCGTCGAGTTCCTCCATCTTGGGCAGTGCGGCCATCTTCCACACGTCGACGGCGCGGTCCATGTGGGCAGGCTCGGTCTTGACCCACGTGACGCGGCAACAGGCCCCGCGATCCGAATGATGGTCACGATGCATGACAGCGATATCCCACCGCGACACCTCGGTGGTGCCGTGGAAGACCTCGGCTGCGACGTCACGCAGCTTCAGTACCGGCCCCTCGCTGGCGCGTAGCGATTCCTCGTCCCGCCACGAACTGGTCGCGATGCACCGGCCCGAGCTGCGATCGATGAGCAAGGACATTCCCAGGCAGCCCTCGACGTCCGCCAGCGCGGGCATCACGGTGTCGCGTACGTGCTTGATCCCGGCGTCGATGTACGACGGATGCGCTTGAATTGTGGTTGAGCGTGCGAACACGATCGGCACCCTTCTCCTCAGGGCGGCGCCGACCCGGCGTCGCCGGTCATTTCTCTGTGTTTCACACTGCTCTCCCTATCCGCCGGAGGCAATGGGCGGTGGCCGGATGCTCAAACGAATGCGTGTCGGCGCGCCGTCACCAGTGTCACCGAGGGGTTGCGCGGGCCGCGGTGTCGAGGTCGGTCAGGGTGGTATCGAGGTGGCCGATGATCCGATGCAGATGAGGGACCGCGGTCCGGTCACCGACGACCGCGACGTGCAGCTGTCCGGATCGGCTGGTGAGGGTGATGCTCGAGGCCTGGCCGCGCGCAAGG
This genomic interval carries:
- a CDS encoding zinc-ribbon domain-containing protein — translated: MVFFLFGYGTKRQHLGPGQTRTCPHCHNTTQWARMREFKQFALFFVPVARWKRRQLEECGICGTAVEV
- a CDS encoding Lsr2 family DNA-binding protein is translated as MAVSPRGSEGSAKKTSKEIREWAIGEGREVSLRGRISAEVERAFHDAQAKKVQAKKAKAKTAPVKRTAVSKAPAKKSSREIREWAIGEGREVSSRGRIPAELEQAFHDAQAKKAQTTAAPIKKTAATKTAGKKTAAKKTAAKKTVAKKTAAKKTVATKATAEKKVVKKVVAAKVPVTRAVVSRAPAKKSSREIREWAIGEGREVSSRGRIPAELEQAFHDAQAKKVQARTAPVKKTATKKTAVKNTAAATAPVKRPAASTAPVTKTAATKTAGRKTAGKKTAVPTPVAAKTVVKKPVATKAAAEKKVVKKVVAAKVPVKRTAVSKAPAKKSSREIREWAIGAGHEVSSRGRISAELERAFHVAQAAMSVA
- a CDS encoding antibiotic biosynthesis monooxygenase; amino-acid sequence: MPIVFARSTTIQAHPSYIDAGIKHVRDTVMPALADVEGCLGMSLLIDRSSGRCIATSSWRDEESLRASEGPVLKLRDVAAEVFHGTTEVSRWDIAVMHRDHHSDRGACCRVTWVKTEPAHMDRAVDVWKMAALPKMEELDGFCSASLMLDHAAGRGVSSLTFDSSEAMERNRERIDRIRDEGVREANAEVLDTCEFELAIAHLHVPEMA